The window TAGGCAGGGATGATAGCACCGCGCTAAACATCGTTTCAGTTTATGGCTCTATAGTTGGCTGGCAGTTAGATAATCATAGTGATGATATTAAGCATTTGCTGGTGATATCGGCAAATTATGATTACATCCATAATGTATCATTTTTTTACGGCGGCGAGAGTGTAAAAGCAAATTTATACTCGCTGTTTCAGCCCTTTAAAAAATTGAAAATAAATACTACGTTGGGCATAGGGCCAATTTTGCTGGCAGCGATACCAAGTCCATACCTTGTCAATGGTCGTAATTACGATTATGGATCGGGTTTAGGTATCAATGGCGGGGCCATAGTAAACCTGGCCGATAAATTGAAGTTTACGTGGAACTATCGAGGTGGCTGGACAAAAACAATGAACGGTAACCACTCGCACTATTTCCTGCATGCCGTATCCGGCGAGTTTAGTTACGCGCCTGTAAAAGGTTTTTCAGCCAATTTTGAGCCTGGTTATTTTACCCTGCGTGGGTATTATAAAGACCATCCCGATGTAGATAGAAGCTACCCTTATTTTAAATTATCGGCGCGTTACTCGGTTGATATTAAATAACCTCAATTCAACAGGAATGCATCCATAGCGATGGTTGGCTTACCACTGCTGTCGAACGCACCCATGGGATAGTTTTTCCAGTTATAGGCTTCGGGTTCCCAGTAAAACACACCAACCCCATTTGCACCTAACGATGCTGTTTTGGTCAGAACATCGGTCAGCATATCTTTGGATGCCTTGGCGGCGTCGGCATTCATGCCAACTTCCGATATCACTATGGGTTTACCATAACGGGCAATCATATCCTGCATATTACTAAGCAGGTTGGCGGTATAGGTTTGCCACGAGTCAACCGGCGGGTATAACGACATGCCTATCATATCAAACTTAGCGCCATTGGTCACCATGTTATCAAAATGCCAGCGGAAAAGTTTATTATCATAACCGTTAGATACATGCACAATTACTTTTATGGCCGGGTTAACGGCTTTAACCGCGTCGTAACCGCTATTGGTTAACATAGCGTAATTAGCCCCATTATTGGTTGACATATCTCCAAGCGGATACATAAAGCCGGTATTGCTTTCATTGCCTACCTG of the Mucilaginibacter boryungensis genome contains:
- a CDS encoding glycoside hydrolase family 53 protein is translated as MRTLYIFIITICIALIACGKEKSDTTAIEGQPPSVLPAGFAKGADIGWLSEMEDAGRKFNDNKGNAMDCIDLLKSKGINSIRLRVWVNPATKYSSKADVLALAIRAKNKGMRLMIDFHYSDNWADPGKQVTPAAWKNYDLPALQKAVYEHTYDVLSILKANGITPEWVQVGNESNTGFMYPLGDMSTNNGANYAMLTNSGYDAVKAVNPAIKVIVHVSNGYDNKLFRWHFDNMVTNGAKFDMIGMSLYPPVDSWQTYTANLLSNMQDMIARYGKPIVISEVGMNADAAKASKDMLTDVLTKTASLGANGVGVFYWEPEAYNWKNYPMGAFDSSGKPTIAMDAFLLN